One region of Diabrotica undecimpunctata isolate CICGRU chromosome 6, icDiaUnde3, whole genome shotgun sequence genomic DNA includes:
- the LOC140443274 gene encoding uncharacterized protein, giving the protein MQIRDGSEFAKSLKILKKLLTWNPHAKFLVVSTTTFSDPVQVATEVTKEMLNFHILNGVILLSSPENRSIYNVYSWEPYSNRSCGDNFEHTSIDRCSYGNTERNVSWFTNKLLTDFYNCTLKVVYTRWAPYVTIDNPKFKKASSTDDQGIEVNVINMISEILNLFAVYQEDDLNGFGNVYDNGTTTGGFSLLSNNEADIMIGGYDKSFGKMFYMDTSKTYIQDTLIWCVSHQRTDQGLRPMIVILSVEVWIAFGTVFFVTTLVLWCLSKKSNTESTTYKNLTKCFLTTFLVVIGFGANDLPRSGLIRYFMGLFIVFNLFMNIIYTSYLTSSLSSQSFGEKISKMEDIYKYKLTTYFLRDTEKYFAPNWKNEDNYVQSVPIRTILNNWKTCINISYCFEQILEGNHNAFCVTELHKEYLFSRSGELSQSKEKPYCLNKPVIKIPVNIVMRKGFSLYNVFQSYLDRLTTAGFITKWKKDILYRKYEKNSNGAKLITFGNLALVFHFVAFVQVFAVIVFLAELVFYKSSHDISACLNT; this is encoded by the coding sequence ATGCAAATTAGGGATGGAAGTGAGTTTGCCAAGAGTCTAAAGATACTTAAAAAATTATTGACTTGGAATCCTCACGCTAAATTTTTGGTAGTCTCTACAACTACATTTAGTGATCCAGTTCAGGTAGCTACAGAAGTGACGAAGGAAATGTTAAACTTCCACATTCTTAATGGCGTAATTTTGCTTTCTAGTCCAGAAAATAGATCTATTTACAATGTTTACTCCTGGGAACCATACAGTAACAGAAGTTGTGGTGACAATTTTGAACACACGTCCATTGACCGCTGTTCGTATGGAAATACTGAAAGAAACGTATCTTGGTTTACCAACAAATTACTTACTGACTTTTATAACTGTACTCTTAAAGTCGTTTATACGAGATGGGCACCATACGTAACAATAGATAATCCAAAGTTTAAAAAAGCCAGCTCCACAGATGACCAAGGTATTGAAGTCAATGTCATTAATATGATATCTGAAATCTTGAACCTATTTGCAGTGTATCAAGAAGATGACCTAAATGGTTTTGGTAATGTGTATGACAATGGTACTACTACTGGAGGATTTAGTCTTTTAAGTAATAATGAAGCCGACATTATGATCGGAGGATATGACAAAAGTTTTGGAAAAATGTTCTATATGGATACCAGCAAAACTTATATACAGGACACTCTGATTTGGTGTGTTTCTCATCAACGTACCGACCAAGGTTTAAGACCGATGATAGTAATCTTGTCCGTGGAAGTTTGGATAGCTTTCGGTACAGTATTTTTTGTTACCACTTTGGTGCTGTGGTGCCTAAGTAAAAAAAGTAACACTGAGTCTACTACTTATAAAAACCTAACCAAGTGTTTTTTGACGACGTTTTTGGTCGTTATTGGATTTGGAGCAAATGATCTACCCAGATCAGGTCTAATTAGGTACTTTATGGGACTGTTTATAGTATTCAATCTGTTTATGAATATTATCTACACGAGCTACTTGACCAGTAGTCTATCAAGTCAAAGTTTTGGAGAAAAAATTAGCAAAATGGAAGATATCTACAAATATAAATTAACTACCTACTTTTTACGAGATACAGAAAAGTACTTTGCGCCAAACTGGAAAAATGAAGACAACTATGTTCAATCAGTACCAATCAGAACTATTTTAAATAATTGGAAAACCTGCATAAATATATCCTATTGCTTCGAGCAAATTTTAGAAGGGAATCATAATGCTTTTTGTGTAACTGAACTACACAAAGAATACCTATTTAGCCGATCCGGAGAGCTATCTCAGAGCAAGGAGAAACCATACTGTTTGAATAAACCGGTAATCAAAATACCTGTCAATATAGTAATGAGAAAAGGGTTTAGTCTTTATAACGTATTTCAGTCGTATCTGGATAGACTAACCACAGCTGGGTTTATTACCAAGTGGAAAAAGGATATTTTGTACCGGAAGTATGAAAAGAATTCAAATGGTGCCAAGCTCATAACGTTTGGCAACTTGGCTTTAGTTTTTCACTTTGTAGCGTTTGTGCAGGTTTTTGCTGTAATTGTTTTTCTTGCAGAATTGGTATTTTATAAGAGCAGTCATGATATTTCAGCTTGTTTGAACACTTAG